The Gemmatimonas sp. UBA7669 genome window below encodes:
- the gspG gene encoding type II secretion system major pseudopilin GspG, which translates to MATEQVAAEQRAVRLTDRARPWGFTLLEVLVVIVVIAVLAALVAPNLFRNVDDARVAAAKAQIESLITALDTYRLDNGRYPSTAQGLAALRERPTIDPPANWREPYLRKAVPDDPWGRPYVYVSPGRENPTAFDLVSYGADGRPGGTGPDADILSWK; encoded by the coding sequence GTGGCGACTGAGCAGGTCGCCGCTGAGCAGCGGGCCGTTCGGCTGACCGATCGTGCGCGGCCATGGGGCTTCACGCTCCTCGAGGTGCTCGTCGTCATTGTGGTGATTGCGGTGCTGGCCGCGCTGGTGGCGCCCAATCTGTTTCGCAATGTGGACGACGCGCGGGTGGCCGCCGCCAAGGCCCAGATCGAGAGCCTGATCACCGCGCTCGACACGTACCGGTTGGACAATGGACGCTATCCCTCGACGGCGCAGGGTCTGGCGGCGTTGCGCGAGCGGCCGACCATTGATCCCCCGGCGAACTGGCGCGAGCCGTATCTGCGAAAGGCCGTGCCTGATGACCCGTGGGGTCGCCCGTATGTGTACGTGTCGCCGGGGCGCGAGAATCCGACCGCATTTGACCTCGTGTCGTACGGTGCGGATGGGCGACCGGGTGGCACTGGGCCCGACGCGGACATCCTGAGCTGGAAGTAG
- a CDS encoding RrF2 family transcriptional regulator gives MLSATAEHAVRAVLLLARYDGHKALSADTIAAELGAPRNYLAKTLNALAKAGVVHSARGAAGGFTLAIPPDQLTLARIIGPFDDHSRAPACLLRDTACDSNNPCAVHDRWKAIVGHAAMRFEQTTIAQLLEDTGEAARFVPSALSSRETPFRAIHT, from the coding sequence ATGCTATCCGCCACTGCTGAACATGCCGTACGAGCCGTGCTGCTTCTGGCACGCTACGACGGACACAAGGCCTTGTCGGCCGACACGATCGCCGCGGAGCTGGGCGCGCCGCGCAACTACCTGGCCAAGACGCTGAACGCGCTGGCCAAGGCGGGTGTGGTGCACAGCGCGCGTGGCGCGGCCGGTGGTTTCACGCTGGCCATACCGCCCGATCAGTTGACATTGGCGCGCATCATCGGGCCCTTCGATGATCACTCGCGCGCGCCGGCCTGTCTGCTGCGCGACACGGCCTGCGACTCGAACAATCCCTGCGCGGTCCACGATCGCTGGAAGGCCATTGTGGGGCACGCGGCGATGCGCTTCGAGCAGACGACCATTGCGCAGTTGCTCGAGGACACTGGCGAGGCGGCGCGTTTTGTGCCAAGCGCGCTGTCTTCGCGCGAGACGCCGTTTCGTGCCATTCACACCTGA